The genomic DNA GGATCACCTGCCCGGCATTGTAGCCGCGGGTGAACGGCGTGTCGGAACGCTCGACGCGCAGATGCACGTCGTGGCAGATGAACTTCAGCCGCGCGTTGCGCATCAGCACGCCGGGCAGCAGGCCGGACTCGCAGAGGATCTGAAACCCGTTGCAGACGCCGAGCACGAGGCCGCCCTTGGCCGCGTAGTCGCGCACCGCGTCCATCACCGGCGCACGTGCCGCGATGGCGCCACAGCGCAAATAATCGCCATAGGAGAAACCGCCCGGCACCACCACGAGGTCGGTCCCCGGAGGCAGCGAGGTCTCGGCGTGCCAGACCATCGCCGGCTCGTGGCCCGAGATCAGCCTCAGCGCACGCGCCATGTCGCGCTCGCGGTTGATTCCGGGAAAGACGAGGATGGCGGCTTTCATGTTCGGGTTCCGACGGTGACGGGAATCGGGCTGGCCGAAGGGGCCAATTCGCTGGGAGACATAGCCATTTGACGGGGATTTTACCAGTGCTAGCCTCGCCGGGCGGCCTTGTACACAGGCCATAGCCACGGCAGTTTTGCCCAACGATCTTGCCCGGGATTGCAGCCATGAACGTCCCGTCGCTGCCCACCTCCCTCGCCGAGCCGGTATCCGCCGAGGGCGTCGTCGCGGCCGGTGCCTATGTCGACGGCCGGCGCGTTGCCAATATCGCGATCAGCGAGGCCTCGAGCTGGCGCGCCAAGCCCGGCCACGTGGTCTGGATCGGCTTGCATGAGCCCGACATGGCGCTGCTCAGCGCGGTGCAGAAGCAGTTCGACCTGCACGAGCTCGCGATCGAGGACGCCAACCACGCCCATCAGCGTCCCAAGATCGAGCAATATGGCGAGGCCCTGTTCATCGTGGCGCGCACCGCGCAACTGATCGAGGGCCGCATCGCCTTCGGCGAGACCCACATCTTCGTCGGCGAAGGCTATCTGGTCTCGGTGCGCCACGGCGCTTCGACCTCCTACAAGCCGGTGCGCGAGCGTTGCGAGAGCTGCCCGCGAGCGCTGGCTCGCGGCGAGGATTACATCCTCTACGCCATCCTCGATTTCATCGTCGACAATTACTCGCCCGTGCTCGAGAGCATTCACGACGAGGTCGAAGGCATCGAGGATGACGTGCTGTCGAAGCCGATCAGCAAGGCGCAGATCGAGCGGCTCTACATGCTGCGCCGCGACCTCTTGCGGCTGCGCAACGCGATCGGGCCGCTGGTGGAGGTCTGCCGCCGGCTGGAGCATGACGAGCTGGCGATGGTGCGGCAGGCCATGCAGCCGCTATTCCGCGACGTCACCGACCACGTCCGCAACATCCAGGAGCGCATCGATTCCATGCGCGAGGTGCTGGCCTTCGCCTTCGAGGCAAGTCTTCTGGTCGGTCAGGCGCAGGAGACGGCGGTATCGAAGAAGCTCGCCTCCTGGCTTGCGATCATCGCGATCCCGACCGCGCTCGCCGGCATCTACGGCATGAACTTCAAGCACATGCCGGAGCTGGAATGGGAGTACGGCTACTTCATGCTGCTCGGCGTGATGCTGACCGCCTGCGGCGCGCTGTACTGGCGGTTTCGCCGCGCGGGATGGCTGTGAGCCGTCCTGCTCACCCGATCAGCTCGACCCGATAATTCTCGATCACGGTGTTCGCGAGCAGCTTGTCTGCGGCGTCCTTCAGCGCGGCTTCCGCCTTGGCCTTGTCGGCGCCGGCGAGCTCGATGTCGAACACCTTGCCCTGGCGGACGCTGGCGACGCCGTCGACGCCGAGCGACTTCAGCGCGCCTTCGATGGCCTTGCCTTGCGGATCGAGGATGCCCGTCTTCAGGGTAACGGTGACACGTGCCTTCACGTCAAAATCCTCTTCAGCTCTTCACCAGCACCGGGCCGGAGCCCTGCGGACGCTCGTTCTCCATCAGGATGCCGAGACGCTTTGCAACTTCCGTATAGGCCTCGAGCAGACCGCCGAGATCCCTGCGGAAACGATCCTTGTCGAGCTTCTCGTTCGACTTGATGTCCCAGAGACGGCAGCTGTCCGGCGAGATCTCGTCGGCGACGATGATGCGCATCATCTCGTTCTCGAACAGGCGCCCGCACTCCATCTTGAAGTCGACGAGGCGGATGCCGATGCCGAGGAAGAGGCCGGTGAGGAAGTCGTTGACACGGATGGCGAGCGCCATGATGTCGTCGATCTCCTGGGGCGTCGCCCAGCCGAAGGCCGTGATGTGCTCTTCCGACACCATGGGATCGTTGAGCTGGTCGTTCTTGTAGTAGAATTCGATGATCGAACGGGGCAGCTGGGTGCCCTCCTCGATGCCGAGGCGCTGCGACAGCGAGCCGGCGGCGACGTTCCGCACCACCACCTCGAGCGGCACGATCTCGACCTCGCGAATCAACTGCTCGCGCATGTTGAGGCGGCGGATGAAATGGGTCGGCACCCCGATGTCGTTGAGGTGCTGAAACAGGTACTCCGAGATCCGGTTGTTGAGGACACCCTTGCCCTCGATCACCTGATGCTTTTTCGCATTGAACGCGGTGGCGTCGTCCTTGAAGTGCTGGATCAGGGTACCGGGCTCCGGGCCTTCATACAGAACCTTTGCCTTGCCTTCATAAATACGACGCCGACGGCTCATGGGGATGTACCGTGTTTTGTTGAAATCCATGTATTTGGTGTGCTCCGGTTACTAGGATTTACGACCCACAGCGGAGCTGCCGTGAACAGCCCGGAACCCATCTATAAACCCTTGGAAACAGAACGGGAACCAAGCCTTTAGGCAACCTATCCGATTGGCTGTCCGAGCACAATCGATCCGGCCGTCCGGCGCCAACTTATACCGTCTTGCCTGCGGCTTAACGGCCCGTTGTTTTGCCGATATGTGCTATCTATGTAGGCACGCAGCCGGGCGGTCGCAACGGAAGGCCCCCCGCGCCATCAGAGGGATTTGGAACAAGGCATGAGCGAGTTCGACAAGCGCCAGGAAGGTTTCGAGAAGAAATACGCCCTCGACGAGGAGCAGAAATTCAAGGCGGAGGCCCGCCGCAACCGGCTGCTCGGGCTTTGGGCCGCCGAAAAGCTCGGCATCTCCGGCGATGCCGCCACCGCCTATGCCAAGGAAGTGGTTGCGGCCGACTTCGAGGAGGCCGGCGATGCCGACGTCGTGCGCAAGCTGACGGCTGATTTCGCCGCCAAGAACGTCGCCGTCACCGAGCAGGCGATTCGCGCCAAGATGAGCGAGCTGCTCGCGGTCGCAGCCGCCGAGGTCAAAGCCGGGAAATAATTGAGTTAAGCAAGGCGCCGGCGCGCAATACCCTTGCGCGCCGGCGATCGCTTTCCGGTGTCCCGCGTGGTCGGGACGTCCCGCCCGGCATAGTTGCGCCGGATGGTCTCGAGCAGGCGCTCGGCCGCAGCGCTCAGAAAACCACCGCGGCGCGTGACGAGAACGATGTCCTGATCCGCCGCAAGATCGTCCACCACGATCGTCGCGAGCGAGGCCGCACGCAGTTCCTCCGCCATGTGGCTCCGTGCCAGCAGCGCAACACCGAAGCCCGCCTCGACGAGCCGCTTCTGGGCGGTGAGGCTATCCACGGCCGTCCACTCCACTTCGCCGAGCCCTTGCGTGAGAAACAGCGCAAACACGTGAGCCGCGGCGATCTCGCGGCGCCCGCGCGTCGCCGGGAATGCGATCCAGCGCTCGCCGCTGAGCTCCGCGAGGCGCTTCACGCGCTTTCCAGCCAGAGGATGGTCGGGCGCACAGACCACCTGCAACGCCTCGCTCAGCACCAGCTCGCAGGTGAGGTCGCCGGAGCGGTCGGTGTTGTAACGCAGGCCGATCGTCGCCTCGCCGCGCCGGACGAGATCGCTGACCTCCGCGCTGGTCGCGGTCTGCAAGGCCAGCGTGACGGCCGGATTCTCCTTTGCGAACCGCTTCATGATGGTCGACAGGCGACTATCGGCCAGCGTTCCGGTCACCGCGAGCGACACCGGCCCTGCATTCTGCTTGGTCAATGCGCGGATCGCCTGTTCGGCGTCCTCTGCCGCGGCAACCGCGCGCTCGGCATAGGGAATCAGCACGCGTCCGGCATCGCTGAGCCGGGTGCGGCCTGCCACTCGTTCGAACAGGGGCACGCCGAGCTCATGCTCCAGCAGCGCGATGCGGCGCGAGATCGCCGGCTGCGAGCGGTGCAGGAATTTCGCGGCATTCGAAATCCCTCCCTTGCGATGAACGGTCAGGAAGGTGTTGAGGGCGTCACTGTCCATTACGACCTCATGCAAAAAACTGATGTCTTCCGTAAGAATAACAAATTTGTCGGATGGCGAAAATGCTCCTAAGCCTGCCTCGACCGACAACACGGAGACGAGCCATGATGAGCCAGCTGGACAAGGCGACAGCGTTCCGCGCCCTGCACGCGCGCCGAGGCGCCTTCATCATTCCCAATCCATGGGACGCCGGCACCGCCAAGTTGCTCGCGGCGATGGGCTTCGAGGCCCTGGCGACGACGAGCCTCGGGGTCGCCAACATGCTTGGCAGGAGCGGCGTCAGCCTCGATGTCATCCTCGCCAACGCGCGCGCGATCGTCGAGGCGACCGACCTGCCCGTCAGTGTCGACCTCGAGAATTGCGGTGCGGACGAGCCGAAGCGTGCCGCCCAGGCGATACAGCGCGCCGCCGAGGCCGGCGCCGTCGGCGGATCGATCGAGGATTTCAGCGGCGACCGCGATCGCCCCATTTACGACTTTTCCCACGCGGTCGAGCGCGTCCAGGCCGCCGTCGAAACGGCGCGTGCGCTGCCGTTTCCGTTCACGCTGACCGCGCGGGCCGAGAACTTCCTGCACGGCCGCAAGGACATCGACGACACGGTTCGCCGCCTGCAGGCCTTCGAGGCCGCGGGCGCCGATGTCCTCTATGCGCCCGGCCTGTACGACCTCGGCACGATCCGGACCGTCGTCTCCTCGCTCGGTAAGCCGTTCAACCACGTCATGGGCTTTGCCGACCCGACGCTGACGGCCGAGCAATTGTCGGACGCCGGCGTCAAGCGCATCAGCGTCGGCGGGGCGTTGTCGCGCTACGCGCTTGCCGCGTTCCTGACCTGCGCGCGCGAGATGAAGGACAAGGGATCCTTCACCTATATTCGCGAGATGGCAGAGGTCGGCGCGTTGCGCGCCGCCTTCGCCGCGGTCACTCCTCCTTGAAGCCGTATTCCGGCACGTTGCCGCTGGCGCCGTAATATTTGTACGGCAGGAATTTGCCGCTCATGGTGATCTTGACGCGGTCGCCCTTCGGGTTGGGCTGTCGTTCCATCACCATGTCGAAATCGATCGCCGACATGATGCCGTCGCCGTACTCCTCCTCGATCAAGGCCTTCCAGGCCGGCCCGTTCACCATCACGAGTTCGTAGAAGCGATAGATCAGGGGATCGGTCGGGGGCATCGGCATGCCGCGCATTGGCGTCTCGTTCAGCATGGCGACTTCAGCCTTCGACAGGCCGAACAGCTCGCCTGCATTGGCCGCCTGCGGCTTCGTCAGCTTCATCTGGCCGAGGATGGCGCCCGTGATCAGCACCTCGGAATAGCCGCCGATCTTGTCGCAGATGTGCTTCCAGCTCCAGCCCTTCTCGCGCTTGATGTCGAGCAGCTTTTCGGTGAGGTCTTCGCGTTTCATGTCAGGGTCTCCTCTCAGGCGGTGAGTCCGGGACTGGGCCCGGGTATCCAGGTCTGTCTTTGCTCCTCGACGTTCGAGGCGATCGTCAGCCCGGGCTTGCCGATATGTACCGTCGGCACGTTGCGTGGATCGTGGCCCAGCGTTTCGGCGGCAAAGGTCTTGCTGCGCGTCACCAGGAAATCGATGATGTGGTTGCGCAGCGCATAATAGAGCGGATGGCGGTGAAGATCGATGCGGCCGCGATCCCGCGGCAGCGGATTTTCGACGACCTCGGCCAGCACCGCACCCGGCCCGTTGGTCATCAGGAAGATCTTGTCGGCGAGATACATCGCCTCGTCGACGTCGTGGGTGATCATGAATGCGGTCTGCCCGGTCTCGAGGCAGATACGCCGGACCTCGTCCTGCAGCGTGCCCCGCGTCAGCGCGTCCAGCGCCGAGAAGGGCTCGTCCATCAGCATCATCTTCGGCGTGATCGACAAGGCACGCGCGATACCGACGCGCTGCTTCATGCCGCCCGATAGTTCCGATGGCCGCTTGTGTTCGGAGCCGGCGAGGCCGACGAGATCAATGAAGTTCTGCGCGTGCGCCCTCACCTTGGCGCGGTCCCAGCTTCGCCATTTCGAGCTCACGGCGTAGCTGACGTTGCCGAGCACGGTGCGCCAGGGCAACAGCGCATGGCTCTGGAAGATCACGGCACGATCGAGGCTGGTACCGGAGATCGCCTGTCCGTCGACGATGACCGCGCCCTCGCTCGGCGCGTCGAGGCCGGCGAGGATGTTGAGCACCGTGGTCTTGCCGCAGCCGGAATGGCCGATCACGCAGGCAAACTCGCCGCGCGCCATCGACAGCCAGAGATTCTCGAAGATGGTGGTCGTAGCGCCACCCGCGCCGGGATAGCGCTTGGCGATGCCCTCGATGGAGATGAATTTATCGGTCATGTCTACTCCGGAAACGTGACCATGCGCGTGAAGCGCGCCAGAATCTGGTCGAGCAGCATGCCGATGACTCCGATCAGCAGGATTGCGATGATGACGTTGGTGATCGACAGATTATTCCACTCGTTCCAGACGTAATATCCGATGCCGGTGCCGCCGACGAGCATCTCGGCGGCGACGATGACGAGCCATGCGATGCCGACCGAGATGCGCATTCCGGTCAGGATCGTCGGCGCCGCGGCGGGGAGGATCACGGTGAAGGCGCGCCTGACGGTGCCGACTTCGAGCGTGCGCGCCACGTTGATCCATTCCTTGCGCACGCTGGCAACACCGAACACGGTGTTGAGCAGCATCGGCCAGATCGAGCAGATGAAGATGACGAAGATCGCCGAGACCGAGGAATCCTTGATGGTGTAGAGCGCGAGCGGCATCCAGGCCAGCGGCGAGATCGGCTTGAGCACCTGAATGAAGGGATCGAGCGCCTTGCTGAGCAGCGGCGACATGCCGATCAGGAAGCCGAGCGGGATCGCGACCAGCACCGCAAGCAGATAGCCGGTGCCGACGCGTGCGATCGAATAAGCGAGCTGGATGCCGAGGCCCTTGTCGTTCGGGCCGTTATCGTAGAATGGCCGTTTCAAATGCTCCAACAGCTTGGCGCCGACATCGAGCGGTCCCGGCATCGTTGATTTGCCCTGCGTCGCGGTGAGGCCCATCAGCTTGGCGTATTCCGGGCTCATCGTCGTGGTTGCACCGGTCGAGCGCGTGGCCAGGTGCCAGATGCCGAGAAACGCAGCGAGCAGCACGATGGAGACGAGGCCCGCACGGAGGCGGAGGGAGGAATTCATCGCGCCGACCTCACCCCATGTGTCCCGGACGCGATGCAGCACGCAATGCTGCTTCGCAGAGCCGGGGCCCAGCCGGGCCGGCTGGGTCCCGGTTCTGCGTCGCACCGCTTTGCGCTGCGCCGTGCCCGGGACACGAGAGCCCAGCCCATCACGACGCCTTCCTGATCTTGAAGCTCGCCACATAATCCTCCGGCTTGGCCGGATCGAACGTCTTGCCCATCACCGCGAAAGACTTGTAGGCGCTCGCCGGCGGCGACAGGCCCATTTCGGTCATCAGCTTCTTGGTGTCGGTGGCGAGATACACCTGCTCGGCGACGGCCTTGTAATCGACGTCGCCCTTGATCTGGCCCCAGCGCTTCATCTGCGTCAGCATCCACACCGCGAAGGACTGCCAGGGGAACGGATCGAAATCGACGCGCTTGGCGTCGGTCTTCACTCCGCCGAGCCCGTCGGCATAGGTGCCGGTCAGCACCTGCTCGAGCACCGTCACCGGCGCGTTGATATAGTTGGCCGGCGCAATCGCTTCTGCGATCTGCTTGCGGTTCTCCGCTTTCGATGCAAAGGCGGTGGCATCGACGATGGCGCGCGTCAGCGCTGCAAAGCTGTTCGGTGCCGTCGTGATGAACTCGCGACTGGCGGCGAAGCTGCAGCAGGGATGGCCGTCCCAGATCTCCTTCGACAGGATGTGCATGAAGCCGACGCCGTCATAGATCGCGCGCTGGCAGATGTTGTCGGGAGCGAGGAAGCCGTCGATGTTGTCGGCGCGCAGATTCGCGACCATTTCCGGCGGCGGCACCGAGCGCAGCTGCACGTCGGTGTCGGGGTCGAGACCGTGCTCGGCGAGATAATACCGCAAGAGATAATTGTGCATCGAATAGTCGAAGGGAATTGCGAACTTCATCCCCTTCCAGTCCTTCGGATCGCGCTTGTCCTTGTGCTTCATGGCAAGCGTGATGCCCTGCCCGTTGATGTTCTCGATCGCAGGGACGGCAAATGGAACCGGGTTGGCACCCAGGCCGAGCGAGATCGCAATCGGCATCGGCGCCAGCATGTGCGCGGCGTCGTATTCCTTGTTGATGGTCTTGTCGCGAACCACGGCCCAGCCGGCGGTCTTGACCACCTCGACGTTCAGACCGTGCTTGGAATAGAATCCCATCGGGGCCGCCATGATGATGGGCGTGGCGCAGGTGATCGGGATGAAGCCGACCTTGAGGTCCTTTTTCTCCGGCGCGCCGGCTTGCGCAAACGCCTCGGTCGCGGTCTTGAGCGGGAAGAACTGCGACAGCGCGGCGAGCGCAGTGGAGGCCCCGACCGATTTCAGGAATGCGCGCCGCGCCCCATCCTGCGGAAACATGGCGCGCATCACGGCAGACGCAACCACGCCCTCGTAGCGCTTCTCCTCGCTCTCAACGGGCTCGCATCGCAGGGTCAACGCGGCCTCGTGCTCTCCCGCCGAAGCGTGCTGGCCGCACACACATCCGGACTGAAGATTGCGGTCGGCATCGAACGGATCGTTAAACGTGGACATGTTTCTGCGCCCCTTTGTCACACCGTGCGGCGGACGCCGTTGTCCGCCGCGTCGGCTCAAAATTCCTTCGTGGCCCGGCTGCCCCCTTGCGCAGCCGGGCCACGGGAAACATGCAGGTTCTATGCCGCCTTGCCTGTTACCTGGGCAGCCACCGGCAGCCCCTGCTCAATCGGCAGCGACGGATCGCGCGACCATTCGTTCCAGGAGCCGAAATACATCCGCACGTCCTTCACGCCGGCGTTCTTCAGCGCCAGGAACGTGTTCGAGGCCCGCGCTCCCTTGAAGCAGTAGAGATAGACAGGTGTGGTCGGCGAGATGCCGACGGTGGCACATTCCGCCAAAATCTCGTCCTTGGACTTGAAGCGCGGGCCTTCCGCGGTCGGCTTCATCATGCGGTACCATTCCAGCCACACTGCGCCGGGGATACGGCCCTTGCGCGGGCAGAAATCCTTGCCGTAGGGCGAGGAGCTGTCGCCAATCCACTCGTCGACGTCGCGCACGTCTAGAATGGCAATGCCGGGCTTGCCGACCGCGGCGAGCATGGTCTTGGCGTCGATCAGGATCTCGCCGGCCTCGGGTACGATCGCGAACGAGGCTTTCGCCGGCGCCGGGACATCCTTCGTCACCGGGAAGCCCGCCGCTGCCCACGCGTCGAAGCCGCCATGCAACACCTTGACCTTGGGATAGCCAAGCATGGTGAGGAGGTAGTAGCCGCGGCAGGACTGGCCGAAGCCGGAATTCATCGACTGCTCGTAGATCACGGCCGTTTCCTTGCCGGAGAGGCCGGCCGCGCCGAAAGCATCGGCGAATTTGGTCTTCAGCTCGCTGATGCCCTCCGGCGTCGAGGTTGCAAGGAACGTGAAGATCTCGTGCACGTTCACGGCATTGGGCAGGTGCCCGGCAGCATAAGCGTCGGGATTGCGGGTGTCGATCACGACACAGGGTTCAAGCTTCAAGAGATCGGCAAGTTCGCTGGCAGAAATCAGAACGTCCGTCATTGGCGGCCTCTCCGTTGAGGTTGGGGGTCTTCTGGGTGGACTCGTGAAGCTCAGCAATCGGCGAGCATCTTGCGCAGCTGCTTGGTAGCCGGCGTGACGATCGCAATGAAATAGGCCTCGCGCAGGCGCCGCTGTGCGCGGTGGCTCTTGAGGTAGCCGCGCGCGCCACAATGCAGCATCGCCGCATGCGCCGCCGCGACGCTGGCCTCGCCGGCGCGAAGCCTGAGCGCGATCACCTTGCGCCAGTAGGTTTCCTCCTCGTTGTAGGGATCGCGCGCCAGCGCCATGGTCTCGGCCTCGAGCTCGGCGGCGAGATCGCGGAAATGCACCGGCTGCTGCGGCAGATAGCGGTTGATATGGCCGAGGGGATTGTCCACCTCATCCATGATGTTGATGCAGTCCTTGATGAGGCCGAGCGCCATGCCGGCCTGCAGCAGGATGAAGCCGGCGCGGATCTTCTTGACGAAGGGGCCGGCGGGATCGGCGAGGATCAATTCGTCCGGCACGAAGACGTCGCGGAACTGCACGCCATAGGTGCCGGTGCCGTCCATCGCCATGAACGGCTTGCACGGCGTCAGCGTGATCGCGGGATCGGCGCAATCGGCGAGGAACATCACCGTTTCCTCCGCGTCCTCGCGCTCGAAAATCGTGCCGAAGTAATGATCGGGACCGAGGTTGGAGACCCAGGGCAGCGCCCCCCGCACGACATAGCCACCCTCGACCCTGCGCCCCTTCAATTTCAGCTTCTCGATGCCGAAGAAGCTCTTCATCGGATTGGAGAGCCCGGTGCCGCCGAGCACCCGGCCGGTCGAGAAGGCATCGCCGAAGCGCTTGGCGAGCTTCAGGTTAGTCGAGTTGGCGGCGTACCAGACCAGGGTGTTCTGGCACCAGGCCATGAAGGCCGTGGCTCCGCAGACCTCTCCGATCGCCTCAATGGCCTGGATCGCGCAGCGCAGGTCGGCGGGACCCTCTTGCGGGACGTGACTTCCCCAGGCGCCGACCTCGCCGAATTTGCGCAGCACGTCGGCTGGATAGACCGAACCGTCGTCGATGCCGGCCGCGAGCGGCGCGAGTTGCTCCCGTGCGATCCGCGCCACTTCTCCTGCAATGGAAGGTGCGGGCTGATCCAGAACTTCGACCCGCGATAAAGCCAGTGAACCCATGATCGTCTCCCGCACCTTGTCCTGGTTGCTATTCAGCTAGATGCCGACCTCGAGATTGACCGGACGGGTGAAGGTGTTGGCGACCGGCGACCATTTCTTGACATGGGCGACCAGCGCGTCGATCTCGTCCTGCGCGATGCCCTCGCATTCCATGTCGACCTTGACGCGGACGTCGGTGAAGCCGACGGGCTTGTCGGAGGTGTCGCCGGTGCCCCACACCGCGGTGATGTTGAGGTCGCCTTCGAGCTCGAGCTCGAGCTTGTTGACGATCCAGCCGCGGTGCACCGCATTGGCGTGCAGGCCAACTGCAAGGCACGAGCCGAGCGCGGCGAGCGAGGCTTCCGACGGATTGGGGGCGGTGTCGTCGCCCAGGAGC from Bradyrhizobium sp. CCBAU 53351 includes the following:
- a CDS encoding ABC transporter ATP-binding protein; translation: MTDKFISIEGIAKRYPGAGGATTTIFENLWLSMARGEFACVIGHSGCGKTTVLNILAGLDAPSEGAVIVDGQAISGTSLDRAVIFQSHALLPWRTVLGNVSYAVSSKWRSWDRAKVRAHAQNFIDLVGLAGSEHKRPSELSGGMKQRVGIARALSITPKMMLMDEPFSALDALTRGTLQDEVRRICLETGQTAFMITHDVDEAMYLADKIFLMTNGPGAVLAEVVENPLPRDRGRIDLHRHPLYYALRNHIIDFLVTRSKTFAAETLGHDPRNVPTVHIGKPGLTIASNVEEQRQTWIPGPSPGLTA
- a CDS encoding CmpA/NrtA family ABC transporter substrate-binding protein; the protein is MSTFNDPFDADRNLQSGCVCGQHASAGEHEAALTLRCEPVESEEKRYEGVVASAVMRAMFPQDGARRAFLKSVGASTALAALSQFFPLKTATEAFAQAGAPEKKDLKVGFIPITCATPIIMAAPMGFYSKHGLNVEVVKTAGWAVVRDKTINKEYDAAHMLAPMPIAISLGLGANPVPFAVPAIENINGQGITLAMKHKDKRDPKDWKGMKFAIPFDYSMHNYLLRYYLAEHGLDPDTDVQLRSVPPPEMVANLRADNIDGFLAPDNICQRAIYDGVGFMHILSKEIWDGHPCCSFAASREFITTAPNSFAALTRAIVDATAFASKAENRKQIAEAIAPANYINAPVTVLEQVLTGTYADGLGGVKTDAKRVDFDPFPWQSFAVWMLTQMKRWGQIKGDVDYKAVAEQVYLATDTKKLMTEMGLSPPASAYKSFAVMGKTFDPAKPEDYVASFKIRKAS
- the purS gene encoding phosphoribosylformylglycinamidine synthase subunit PurS; protein product: MKARVTVTLKTGILDPQGKAIEGALKSLGVDGVASVRQGKVFDIELAGADKAKAEAALKDAADKLLANTVIENYRVELIG
- a CDS encoding LysR family transcriptional regulator; the protein is MDSDALNTFLTVHRKGGISNAAKFLHRSQPAISRRIALLEHELGVPLFERVAGRTRLSDAGRVLIPYAERAVAAAEDAEQAIRALTKQNAGPVSLAVTGTLADSRLSTIMKRFAKENPAVTLALQTATSAEVSDLVRRGEATIGLRYNTDRSGDLTCELVLSEALQVVCAPDHPLAGKRVKRLAELSGERWIAFPATRGRREIAAAHVFALFLTQGLGEVEWTAVDSLTAQKRLVEAGFGVALLARSHMAEELRAASLATIVVDDLAADQDIVLVTRRGGFLSAAAERLLETIRRNYAGRDVPTTRDTGKRSPARKGIARRRLA
- a CDS encoding acyl-CoA dehydrogenase family protein, with the translated sequence MGSLALSRVEVLDQPAPSIAGEVARIAREQLAPLAAGIDDGSVYPADVLRKFGEVGAWGSHVPQEGPADLRCAIQAIEAIGEVCGATAFMAWCQNTLVWYAANSTNLKLAKRFGDAFSTGRVLGGTGLSNPMKSFFGIEKLKLKGRRVEGGYVVRGALPWVSNLGPDHYFGTIFEREDAEETVMFLADCADPAITLTPCKPFMAMDGTGTYGVQFRDVFVPDELILADPAGPFVKKIRAGFILLQAGMALGLIKDCINIMDEVDNPLGHINRYLPQQPVHFRDLAAELEAETMALARDPYNEEETYWRKVIALRLRAGEASVAAAHAAMLHCGARGYLKSHRAQRRLREAYFIAIVTPATKQLRKMLADC
- a CDS encoding oxaloacetate decarboxylase produces the protein MMSQLDKATAFRALHARRGAFIIPNPWDAGTAKLLAAMGFEALATTSLGVANMLGRSGVSLDVILANARAIVEATDLPVSVDLENCGADEPKRAAQAIQRAAEAGAVGGSIEDFSGDRDRPIYDFSHAVERVQAAVETARALPFPFTLTARAENFLHGRKDIDDTVRRLQAFEAAGADVLYAPGLYDLGTIRTVVSSLGKPFNHVMGFADPTLTAEQLSDAGVKRISVGGALSRYALAAFLTCAREMKDKGSFTYIREMAEVGALRAAFAAVTPP
- the purQ gene encoding phosphoribosylformylglycinamidine synthase subunit PurQ; the protein is MKAAILVFPGINRERDMARALRLISGHEPAMVWHAETSLPPGTDLVVVPGGFSYGDYLRCGAIAARAPVMDAVRDYAAKGGLVLGVCNGFQILCESGLLPGVLMRNARLKFICHDVHLRVERSDTPFTRGYNAGQVIRVPVAHGEGNYEADEETIKRLEGEGRVLYRYCSAEGVVDDNSNINGAAHSIAGIVNDKGNVLGMMPHPENHVEDIMGCTDGRGLFAGLAQHLEKAA
- a CDS encoding DUF1476 domain-containing protein, with product MSEFDKRQEGFEKKYALDEEQKFKAEARRNRLLGLWAAEKLGISGDAATAYAKEVVAADFEEAGDADVVRKLTADFAAKNVAVTEQAIRAKMSELLAVAAAEVKAGK
- the purC gene encoding phosphoribosylaminoimidazolesuccinocarboxamide synthase; this translates as MSRRRRIYEGKAKVLYEGPEPGTLIQHFKDDATAFNAKKHQVIEGKGVLNNRISEYLFQHLNDIGVPTHFIRRLNMREQLIREVEIVPLEVVVRNVAAGSLSQRLGIEEGTQLPRSIIEFYYKNDQLNDPMVSEEHITAFGWATPQEIDDIMALAIRVNDFLTGLFLGIGIRLVDFKMECGRLFENEMMRIIVADEISPDSCRLWDIKSNEKLDKDRFRRDLGGLLEAYTEVAKRLGILMENERPQGSGPVLVKS
- the cynS gene encoding cyanase → MKREDLTEKLLDIKREKGWSWKHICDKIGGYSEVLITGAILGQMKLTKPQAANAGELFGLSKAEVAMLNETPMRGMPMPPTDPLIYRFYELVMVNGPAWKALIEEEYGDGIMSAIDFDMVMERQPNPKGDRVKITMSGKFLPYKYYGASGNVPEYGFKEE
- a CDS encoding magnesium and cobalt transport protein CorA encodes the protein MNVPSLPTSLAEPVSAEGVVAAGAYVDGRRVANIAISEASSWRAKPGHVVWIGLHEPDMALLSAVQKQFDLHELAIEDANHAHQRPKIEQYGEALFIVARTAQLIEGRIAFGETHIFVGEGYLVSVRHGASTSYKPVRERCESCPRALARGEDYILYAILDFIVDNYSPVLESIHDEVEGIEDDVLSKPISKAQIERLYMLRRDLLRLRNAIGPLVEVCRRLEHDELAMVRQAMQPLFRDVTDHVRNIQERIDSMREVLAFAFEASLLVGQAQETAVSKKLASWLAIIAIPTALAGIYGMNFKHMPELEWEYGYFMLLGVMLTACGALYWRFRRAGWL
- a CDS encoding sulfurtransferase; translation: MTDVLISASELADLLKLEPCVVIDTRNPDAYAAGHLPNAVNVHEIFTFLATSTPEGISELKTKFADAFGAAGLSGKETAVIYEQSMNSGFGQSCRGYYLLTMLGYPKVKVLHGGFDAWAAAGFPVTKDVPAPAKASFAIVPEAGEILIDAKTMLAAVGKPGIAILDVRDVDEWIGDSSSPYGKDFCPRKGRIPGAVWLEWYRMMKPTAEGPRFKSKDEILAECATVGISPTTPVYLYCFKGARASNTFLALKNAGVKDVRMYFGSWNEWSRDPSLPIEQGLPVAAQVTGKAA
- the ntrB gene encoding nitrate ABC transporter permease; amino-acid sequence: MNSSLRLRAGLVSIVLLAAFLGIWHLATRSTGATTTMSPEYAKLMGLTATQGKSTMPGPLDVGAKLLEHLKRPFYDNGPNDKGLGIQLAYSIARVGTGYLLAVLVAIPLGFLIGMSPLLSKALDPFIQVLKPISPLAWMPLALYTIKDSSVSAIFVIFICSIWPMLLNTVFGVASVRKEWINVARTLEVGTVRRAFTVILPAAAPTILTGMRISVGIAWLVIVAAEMLVGGTGIGYYVWNEWNNLSITNVIIAILLIGVIGMLLDQILARFTRMVTFPE